From Erigeron canadensis isolate Cc75 chromosome 5, C_canadensis_v1, whole genome shotgun sequence:
TGATTTGTGTGTGAAATAATTGTCTttccaaaaatacaaaaaattataatatgaaCATGTATCTCCCAACTCCTGGGACAATCACTTTACTGAGGTACCTTATTTGTTGTACGTCTGTAATTTGTATGTCAAGTACCGTTCAAAAAAGAAGAGTACGCAATTTAACAGAGGCTCTATTTTTGGTGGACCAAGTGCATGATATTCCCACTATTCTGAGAAGTCTTGAGGGAAATTTAAAAtgcgtttttttttcttattcagGAAAAAATGAATGAACATTTGGCAAGTACATCTCGTCTGACTACTGAAAACGGACCTTCATCATATTTTAACGGAATGGCTGCCAATGGAAAATCAAATGCTCTACACAGTGGTTAGTTCTTTCTTTGAGTAACATGTTTTGCTTTTCCCTTCATATGGCAGTGGCAACTACTAAATCTCAATGTAGCTTTCCAAGTATACGCGTAGCTCATGCCCATAATAAGTGTATCTCattcttcttttttaataaagaatGTATGATTCTTACATTTGTTATTATTACAAAATCTTTTACTTGTGTTCAGACTTCAGTCAAAATGGCTTGCTAATTTTATCATTAGTTCCAAACTTTTCAGTCTACATGGCAATGTACTATTGATTCAATGCCTTCCCTCTAAGGCTCTAAGGCCCCAATTGGAAAATGCATTATTAGAAGTAGAAAGTACATGTCAAATTGAGTCACTTTAGTGAAACAACACTTATACTTGGTTGACTAGATACTTAGTTAACAATGTGAtggtttttgtatatattactAACACTGGTCATGTTAAAGTTCCTATTGTATCTATTCATATTTACATATACACGTTTTCTTTGCCTACAGTTCTTGCCAGTCCTGCAGGACAACTTGTTCGGGAAACTGCACAGGCTCTAGAGCGTGTTTCTGCAAATCTTGAAACTCGTCAGGTGATGTATTGTATCAGTAATGATCTATAGTTTTGAGTAAAATGGTTTAGGGGGCCTTATGCATTAATAGTACACTTTGGGTGACTCTCACCTAGTTTGATTTGTTTGAAACATtactttagtttttttaatactGGTTTGACCCATTAGATATTGTAAAACCATGACTCAAAATTGTGTCCTTTAGTCTTAGTTGATAAAGGAGTGTGATGGACCAATTGGCCATGCAACTCTtgctagttaaaaaaaaaaatagtgttcACTACTTGGTATTGGTTGAAATTTATAAGGCACTGATGCTTAATTTCTAATGTGGAGTATAATGTGAACAAGATAAATTGTGGGTACTGAGAAATAGATAAACTTTAATATCAGGAGAATATTAATGCTCCTCAAAAAGGTTATTGCAGTTTATAATACTGACATACAATTTTTTAACCGTAAAGCttctcatttttcattttctttttatgccTTTATCATATTGACTTGCCTAAAAGAGTTGTGAAATGAGTGATGTTTCGTTACTCTAGTTGAATGGTTTGAGATTTTTTGACCTTGAGCACAGTTATACAAACAACACAATAATTGGTTTATGTCGGATGCAGTTTAACAATTTTGATTTATGTCTTTAATGATAGATACTTGTCTAATTTCTCGTCATTTTGTAGGATGCCCCTACGTGTATGTTTTAGGACACCTTTGATACTTACTCAGCTCTCTCTTCTTTTGGCAGTTGCAACAGCTACATGAGAATATCAGCCTCCTTTGCCAAGTTCAGAAAAACATCATTGAGATCTTGAGCAAGTTAGTCTCATTTTACTTTGTACTTGGTACTTTTGGCGTATTTACTTACCAACGGGTCACTTTGGGTTATGGCTTTACCCTTACTGGTCTAATGggtcaaatatataatttagttaaataGGAAACATGATATTTATAAAGCTGAATGGGAAACATGCTGAACACTGGAAGTTGGAAGTGTATCATTAACACTTACAGATATCATTGTCTTAATAAGCTACAATAACATAGTTTTGTAATCATTTTTAGTGCTTTGAATGTTTGCGGATCAATCCAATTCGACGCACTATACGTTTCGACCCATTCTGAAAacaactttttcttaaaatgttGATTCTATAACCTGTTGTTATCCAAGTGGTTCTTTTATCAAATCACAGGGTCATCCTTAccaaataaaaagtataattcaGAGATAACCACTAATTTATTGATTGCAGTTTTACTGATACCCCGGAGGTGAAAGTTATGCCACCATTTCCCGTGAAGCTGAACCAAGATCTTCTCAATTCATTGTTCTCTCATGCAAGATTGCAGCAGATGCACATGCAAATGCAATAATCGTTACTGTGAAGAATGAAGTCTTTATGGAACAATTCACTGCATGGGTTTATTTGGTTTTCCGTTTCTctatatttgatttgaaacaGTAAATAGGAAAtaagtagcagcattttgacttGGGGAGTTTTGAATTAGGGTTTGATAGTTTGAAACGTTGAAATCGTTAACAGAAGTTTGTGGTAGGATTCTACGCTTATTGTTTGCTTCACTCCACTCATAGATTTAGTGGAGAGGAAACTAAAGAGCTAAATCATTACCAAACAATCATTCCGTAAATAAAACACCAACCGAAGACCGAGCTATTATTTGTGTCGTTGTAATGAATTAACTTATGTACTTTTTGCTTTAAGGTACGTTAGCATATGATGAGACAAGTCATAAGCAGTTCTTTTTTAGTTAGCAGTGATTTTGTAATTGACATAACTACATTTTCTTCTTTTGGTTCTGGTACACCAATAGACACAAACACTCTTATGTCGCTTTTGAACCGATCTCTCCATTCTACAATTAATGTATGTCTACATGACTACATATCCCATAATCCATAACTCGTACTAAATAAGATTGGGTATTGTTGATACAGGCGATGTGATTCTTTTATTAATCTTTGGTTAAGCTCTTTCTCTaccttttgtttttagttttaggTTTATAGATATAATTAATATAGGGAAAtaatccgtactgcagacttcacctaaacttaggtactgccacattaaaaaaaaagttacagattaacgtttgaatttgataaacatatataaccccctgaattttacataaaccctttctgaattttacataatctccccTTTTACTTAAAATAGGTCcctaattatatatgtaacatgTTATTTATTGCATTtgcttttttaatttaatatttcaaCATGACGATGCGGTAGTAAATTGTGTTTCCAGCGTGTACTATTGGAGATTTGAAGGTAAAAGTGGTTAGCATATTGGGTCAATATGATGCTGACCAAATTTGTACTATTCCAGAATCCAGATGGTCTAACATAGCTTATAAGCTTAGGCCTCAGTCAATCATGCAGCTCTTTCTCACTATCACATCAGCTTTTTTATCTCTTTAAAATACCTCTTCCTACACACTACCAACCCTACCTCttcctcaaaaaaaaaaaaaaaaaaaaaaagaaaattaaacaaaaaaggtttttttttttttgttttagtataCAAAAGGACCGGGACCACCATTACCTCTTCCTCACCCGGCGTTGGGGGGAAGAGGCAAACTAGGAAGAGAGGAAGCCGATCGTGCCAATGCAAGAATTGAGGAAGAGTGTAACACctcaatattttaaggtaatataatattaacccttttcatagttttgacattaaaattaatttcctaatattttgttttgagttaaggggttaatttagttggaactttagagGCTaacgggtattttacccacaaaaaaattcaaatgggACGTTGCTATCAGGCATGAAGCCAGCCACACATTCCACTTCTTCTCCTATTTCAACTCCTTCCACTACTACTCTTCTATGTTCTTCTTGAATCTTCAATTCCTTTTCAATCCATGCAATAGAAACTACATCAAAGAACTGAAATTCtagaacaataacaataatcacCATCAATTGAATAAGAAATTTAAATTGGAGATtgtgaaggtggtggtggtggtggtggccgaaatttccTAGGAAGAAAAGAGGAAGAATTGTGAATTTGAGAACCCTAATCCTTGTCTTCCaccttgaggtattgatttctcAAAACCCTAGCTCCATTTGttattgaaattagggtttttagcATTACAATTGGAGGTTTTTGTTATTGGAGATTTTCAAGTGAAACCCTAACTAAATGTGTTTGATAAATGATAACTTGATTGAAAGAATTGAAGTTAATGAAAATTCCCCTTGAGAAGAATATCATAGCTtgtggtgtttggctagaaatTATGAAAGAAAGCTCTTTTATGAGAATTTGAATTGTTGGAAATGttgagtagccaaacaccatagtgTTAGAATTGATGAATGCAAGTAGATTCATGTGAGGTATTTGAGTCATGGAGCTCATAGAtgttatatgtttattcttgtataggtgttgaagatTGAATTGTGAATTGTAGCCTTTTTGTGTCAAGTAGCCAAattgaggtgagtgtatatgcatatgatcatgttcttgttaatagaggtcataggtgggtaaattctaTGACCCAAATGATTGTTGAATGAataagctagtaggtgggtaaattcctactagccaaattatatgtatatgaactagtaggtgggtaaattcctactagtcatgttgtatgtaagagctagtaggtgggtaaattcctactagccaaaatatccatggccatgttgaaaatgtatTTGTGATGTTTGCTATAAATGATatggctagcttgctaggcatTATGTGGcgcttgatgcacaaagttgaaaatgacatgattatgatcatatgtatatgcattcactaagcattgCTTACGTTTTAGCTGTTTAACTctcttataggagttggtagtagcaaaggTAAAGAAGTGATCGAGTGAAGTTAGAATTTGGAAGTTCTTGCCATTTGAAAGGTTGGCATTTTGGATAATTTGGGTAGATGATCCCTTTTGGTACCCATTGGCTTTTGATACATGTTCTTTGGCCAAATTATTTTGGATGAACTTCTGAAAAGTTGTAGTTGCGTTGAAAACTTTAGTAATGGTAGAATTTGTAACTAACTTGACAATTACCCAAGTAGGGTTATTGACCCGCTTGTGGAATTTTGTAGTCAAAAGTCTTGTAAAAAGGAATGATTTCGATGTATGGGTGATTTATATGCTCTAAAGGTCATGTTTTTGGTATTTGGAAATGTTGGagttgaaatggtgttttggtttaaCAAGATGAGTCAAGAGCAGGGAAAACCTGGTTTTGAATAAAAGTTTGCAGAGAgttcccactgagtcgcagtgggaggtttttcGCTCGCAGATCAGAGatttcccactgagtcgcagtgggaggtgtcctaaccTCACTGAGTCACAgtgggggtaaaaaaaaaaaattattcgattttgtttaaaaaggtttgggttcttacAAAGAGGTGCTAAGATGAGTTTTTACGCCGAGGTTGGCATGGGCCTTATAGCTTCTAAAGAGCGAAGACGGTATGATAGCAGCCACGGCTGACGGTAATGATAGCGAGTGGTgtaagttattaatgtaaaaataattaatataaaaaagagtAATGTcgttattttatgaattaaatgatagatattataaattaatttatataagatacttTTAGTAGCTCATAATGTTTAATCGATTGGGTACATTTAGAATATATCAACTTATCAAGTTATCAACCATTTGTTACTTAAAAGAAGGCGGTAGAGATAAGGTTTAAGATactttatatagttttatagattatagataactTTATATCAACCACCtttaaacataaattttttcattttaaaaagaaatattgATATTTGTTGTGTCGTCAATAATAATATTGGATATTTATAACTAACATAGGGTTTATTAGTAAATTTTACGTAAGTTATTATTTTTAGAACATaagcaaaataaaaatagataaatagtCCTTGGGATTTAGCTCAACTGGACATTTAATACCACTTATGTCTTTCGGCCAAATGTTGGTCACGagttcaaaacctttgaaaggcatattaggaagtctttgccaatgaggtggagcaTGGGGGTTTTCACTAGTattagctagtttcctccagaacAGGTAGTaggacttccaccgccagtcatgccctcggattgactgtgctggtgatgTGGTCGATCTTTACTGGACGATGAAATGGCATGCCGCTGAGTCTAATCACCACTGctgtaaaaaaaatagataaataaattgaGGACGAAAGAAATAGTACATTTCAATTTCATCTTTAAGGGTAGAGGTGTAGTCGGCAAAAAAGCATCGGCAAGTggttttggcaagttttggctTTTTGGCAACCTATACCATATGTATTGGCAAAAACCATCGGCAAGTAGAATCAGCTAGTTTTGAGCGACGATGGCAAAGAATTGGTAAGATTTTATAGAAGAAgattccatttttttttgtttgtatttgttttgtctttttatgttgtaagttttgaaaaaaaaataccacTACACTCATAGTTTTGGCAAGGATTGACTAGTAATTGGTAAAAAATTGCTTGGACACATgtcatttttttattgattcaaaacttgtcaatttgtcaaACTATTGGCACTACACCAGTACACCCTTATCCCTTAGTCCTTGTATAGTTGGATCATGGATGTGAAAGGGAAAAGGGGCGAACTAATTGCTTACGTAAGAAAGGTGGTGAATCTAGTCACACACTCTCTACACGCGTATTGAAAAgaattatttgtcaaaataaataaatagtcaTTCATTAGCCTCTAACTCTTATTGGTTGCAACTTctcaaataataaattaaaccCGGCCACAATCTTTAGATTTAACAAGCcacaatatataattataataatcgtTATGTGTAGCATTCGTTGGTGTTTTGAAATGTTGATGTTCATATATAATgtgatgtatatatgttttgagtAAGCGAAGGTtcgtatatataaattgaatcACACGTATGACATATATAGGGTCATACATAATTTAAGCCTGTTGATGTATACATATGTTTATGTAATTGGATACATAGTCATCATCAGCCACGTcacattaatttttaaattataaaaggtGCATGTTTAATACATTGTACATAAATTTCGTAGTCATGGGCTAACGCACACCGAAACCGATCGATCACGTCAAGTATATGTACTAGTCAGTAGAGACAGTATCTAAAATTTTTTCCAaagatgacaaaatttaaaatcagtgaaaaatatatatagaagagattaaaatgttaaaaacttataggaaatttctaaaaatcaatgaaaaatataaaaatacatgacaaaatttaaattttgaagggGCATTGACCCCTTTGCCTCTCATGTGGTACCGCCACTGCTAGTTAGATAAGCTATAAAGAACTCGATCACTGCAAATTTTGTATCGTAATAGAAGAATCGAGCTAGTGTTtgtaaacaaaaacataaaaacggTAAATGAGgaaatgtttacattttaacggaatgagattcctcattCTTTGAAAAGTTATAACTCCATCAAATTCTATAAAACAAAACGTAAGAAAGGCTTAAGGCTACCACTTATAGTGGTCTTGAAATAGCGTCTTGGAGGGCATCTTTGAAGACACTATAGGCACAGATCGTCTCCAAGCTATTGTGCTAGCAAATCATCGTGTGGGAGAAGTTGAGGATGCAGATGAGGTGATGAGGCGCGCTTtatttgatcatttttctttattatatatgcaTGTTAATTATGTACGTATACTATACATCCGTGCGGTATGTATATTATTTGATGTTAGGGTGAAGAGAGAAAAGTTCCTCCGGCCTATAGGCAAAAGGCGTCGTCCTAGATGTCTTAAGTGATGTGACGTTGATCTAGTAGAAAAGAAACTTCATGAAACTCTTCCCTATAAAATCAGTTTTTAACTTACCCTTAAGGCCTTAATTTTCATCCGATAGGAGTTCAAATAAAATCCATAATTAATATgtgtataattaatattaattaaccTTAATTTCAAGAACTAATAGCTGCATGATTATACAAGTATATTATATTACTTAGTATTTCGCATAATTATGCATCTGCTGATGATATGCATGCAATTAAGCGCTACGTTCAATGTGATACAAGGACAGTTTTTAACTACTAGAGATTAGTCAAGTTAGAAGAATTTAATTGATCTATATCGATAAGTTTATATTcgatatattatattatacgattaatatatataggataaTCCGTTTTAATTAACAGCAGCCTACCTATGGTTTGGCTATTATTTtagggataatggcaccggagtgtaaccaactatgaccaaaaggttatgtaatgtaaccaactactcgatcagctatctagtgtaaccacctttgttttTTGAGTTATGTCATGTAAGTTACCGGCTACTTCAAGTTTCCATCCGGTTaagccaaaaataaagttaggGATATTGGCAccagagtgtaaccaactatgaaaAAAAGGTTATGttgtgtaaccaactatgaccaaaatgttatgtaatgtaatgaactactcgactagctaaGTAGTGTAACAACTTTTGTAATtccactaacaaaaataaagttatagaattattcatttcttttgcttcttttatctttttcatttcatcacaCGGACTAGGGACTATGCAACACAAACCAAAATGAGAATCTAAACCCAAATATATTAACCCACCCGAtttatcatatcatcatcaattaatatatcttcttctatcaatcactatatatatatatatctatatttatataaatttctccTTCTCCGTCATAGGCAAATGGTTTCACCACGCCGCTTCAttctataatattaattatcacACTATACCATGATCAAATACCTCACTAGGTTTTGTTTTATTGGATTCCACAACTATTGTTAAAGATCCGAATGACAATGGCTCAACTAAGGATGCAAAAGCTCAAAAGAACTCTGATCATGCCGCCGGAATCTGCTAATGTTCTTCACTATTTTCAGAATCTGATGTTGTTCTTCACTATCGACGGAATCTGGTATTGTTCTTCACTGTTGCCATTCACTATCTACTCGATAAATATCCATCTATTAATCTTGCCATTTACACACAAATTTGATTTCTcaatagttggttacactctggTGTCATTatcccataaaaataaaagtggtaACCGACAACTTGTTTTGTATCCAgttgcttacattgcataacccaaaaaacaaagttggttacactacatagctagtcgagtagttggttatagtacataaccttttggtcatagtacataaccttttggtcatagttggttacattcccGTGTCATTATCCTATTATTTTATATGTTCTTTTTAATAGAAGATGAATTCAATATTTGGTTGCTAAATAAAATCAATGAAAGCGCTTATTTTAATGATGAGGAAATGACACttcctataataataataaggaaacacttaattaattaacacctagctagctagctataaTATACATAACTACCCATGCatgtttgttttctttaaaataGCGTTTAGCTATTGAGtgacattaaaaatattttgatccTGAAGGTATCCTTATTTAATTTGTGTGTACAACTTTGTAAACttaattataataatgttaAGTTATCAACAGTTTTAAATTGTGTTTATGACATACAAATGTAACCATCTATGATCAAatgattatgtaatgtaatgacctATTcatgtggctatgtaatgtatgcacttatGTTTTTTTGACTATATTACGTAAAATATGTACGgactttacatagtatagccaaaaaaaatacataagttcttacattgattgacccaaataaaaagaaccttacatagtatagccaagaaaacataggtacatacattacatagccacctaaataggtcactacattacataaccatttggtcataggtggttacattcgtatgccattatcACTTTTAAATTTCTATACGAACAAAATATAAAAGGGACCTGGCCAATTCTTTTTGGGATAActacagaaaatagaaagcacctttcgaccaattcacgaaaatagcagtgacctttaaaagttttgttttttagaaatgaactttcatttataacCGGAAATAACAACATTTGACATGTGTACATGGTGACGTGGACATTTTTTGATTACgtgacattttttaatgacgtgacattattctttatttattactatttaaataataaataatattctGTCATGTCAtttcccaaaataaaataaataatatggttccattattcttttttttttattttttttatcagtcATGTCAtttcccaaaataaaataaataatatggtTCCATTTCAGTTTCGGTTCCGGCAAGGTATTTTTTCTCATCATTATATTCTGAAGCTGGTTTCAGTttcttttcattgatttttgttgAGTCTCTTCCATTTTCAAGCATTGAGAAGCTGTATATGAAGATCATAAAGGagacatatatctatatcttcttCGTCTATTTCGAGatttaaaatctctaaaattAGATGCCAAAACATCTTTGTTTTCGTCAGAGAGAGATCCTAGGATGTTTAGGTTAGACGAGAGTTTCATAGGCCGGATTTGGTTCGTTTAAGAAGAGTTTGTCTGCGGATGAGATAGATCCAGATGACGAGGGTCCAGAGGTGTTCTCGAACTCGAACAAACTGTCGACGGTTTCTAAGTTAgttgaagaaattgaagaaaaaaccaTCTCCACATCCAAAACTGACGAGGTGTTGAAGTAATCCGACTATAAATTAGAGTtcactgctattttcgtaaATTGTTCGAAAGGTCCTTTCTATTTTCAGTGTTATAAAGAATGCCACGTAATCAAAAGATGTCCACGTCACCAtgtccacgtgtcaaatgttgctattttcggtaataaatgaaagtttatttctaaaaaacaaaacttttaaaggtcactattattttcgtgaattggtcgaaagatactttctattttctgcagttatccctttctttttatatgaatatatatgatgaCATACAGAAATTaaataagatttttatcatatctaccaataaactaaaataggattGTACACTTCTTTAATCAACGCTTGACGATATATTAAATCGACATGTGTACTTTagtcatattttaaaaaaaaaacttatttaataAATTCCTTTTTAAAATCTAATCTATATGTATTTAAACTAGgattataataaatttattacttAAACGAAAATATGTATTAGTTTCCTAAAGTTATTAGAAGTTCTACTAATCCTATATATGGGATGCTGTATTACGACTACAGAGCTTTAAAGCTTTGAATTCCTTTTTtacgattttttaaaattattattatcattattattagtatattgattttattattattattgttattgttatttttttttaatacattttattagactcttatttttaaattacacaCATATTTGAGATTAAACTcaagatttttgaaaaacctCCTATTGATCATGTCTTATAAATGTGAGAactgtttttattatatttgtataatgtCTCTCGattattatcatgtttttatTAGATAGATCAAATGTTTGAGATGAATCATgttcaaatttaattttctatacaaaataatcaattgtatgatatatatatatatagctaaacCGTATATCGTATGtgtattagtattagtatataagtatataactatacCTTTATGCAATATTAACCCaccttatacttttttttttccaaattaattCCAACTGGTTTATTCTAAAGTCGAACGTGAGTGTGTTCGTgatcataaaaataatagtaataagttGGTTTGTTTTAATTGATTTAGTGAGATCCTTCTAGAGTGGGCCAAAATATGTACGCATTTGTTTTGTACTCATTAAATTTAGTTATGATTTGCGTTCGTTCGTTAGGATTACATACGTACGTATGtgcacaaaaaaataaattagaatattagccatgaagaaagatgtggtctagatatataaattattttccaTCGATCATATCGGGATATAAATCCTTTTAGTAGTCCTAactatttaataatttttataaagactTCGATTATAATTAGGAAAACATTTTTCGTAAATAAAAGACTACGTACTTAACCACGGTAAGAAAAAACATTTAAGATGCATGCTAGTTTTGTTAAAACGCTCGCCGAAGGAAAAAGATAATgagtatgtttggcaaaaataaCTATAGTTGTTGTAAGCTGTAGCTTTTTATCAAAGCGGTTAAcatgagtttttattttttttaaatgtttaacacaGTAACTATAACTTTAAagtataaaatgacaaaaaagacaaatattTATCACATGTTTCTTATAGTTTTTTAGATGGTTACTTCTTCGTAATAATGTTTAtgttttgactttgactttaaaAAATATCCTTAGGCGACATATATACAGTTGTGTAAATAATGATATTAGTTAATCAGTTGAAACTCTAGtacagtaaaacctctataaattaatataaattaatagtgtTAGGATcgaaatttttattaatttaacgagttattaatttatcaagtaTTAATTAACAGTAGTTCCCTTAAGTTAAGTCtggacaaattattaattttattgagTACAGTATTAATTATGGAGGTTTGACTGTACATAATATTATAGTCGTTGGAGCAAAAACGCAAGTAAGTTAGAACTTTCCTTGGCGTAGAGTCGAGTTATTTTAAGGATGGGAGCAACAACAACTAATGAATAATACTACGTCAAGTTGTTCGATTCTTGTGTTGACATCATTTTATTGCCTTACTGGTTAGTCAGTTTAAATTATTTGTCTTGTATTGGGCCGGAGAGGTATGACATGGCCTAGTTAGTAAGCTGACTTAAGTTTTTTGGTGGCTAAAATAGGACT
This genomic window contains:
- the LOC122600813 gene encoding uncharacterized protein LOC122600813 isoform X2; protein product: MANPSGNGSNNNESGDPIYHGGSSVTESVLQHNPGVSVDWTPDEQSILEDGLAKYATESNIIRYAKIAVQLQNKTVRDVAMRCRWMKRDNSNRRNGEYNLTRPTDRKEKMNEHLASTSRLTTENGPSSYFNGMAANGKSNALHSVLASPAGQLVRETAQALERVSANLETRQLQQLHENISLLCQVQKNIIEILSNFTDTPEVKVMPPFPVKLNQDLLNSLFSHARLQQMHMQMQ
- the LOC122600813 gene encoding uncharacterized protein LOC122600813 isoform X1; the encoded protein is MANPSGNGSNNNESGDPIYHGGSSVTESVLQHNPGVSVDWTPDEQSILEDGLAKYATESNIIRYAKIAVQLQNKTVRDVAMRCRWMVKRDNSNRRNGEYNLTRPTDRKEKMNEHLASTSRLTTENGPSSYFNGMAANGKSNALHSVLASPAGQLVRETAQALERVSANLETRQLQQLHENISLLCQVQKNIIEILSNFTDTPEVKVMPPFPVKLNQDLLNSLFSHARLQQMHMQMQ